CATCTCTGGTCCGATCTCAGTGACCAGATCCATGCATTCCTGAGTGAAATCAGCTTGGCCGACCTGATGCAGAAGCGGGAAATCCAGGTTGTCGCCCACCGGCAGAACCACCGCCAGGCCGAAGCGATCAACACCCGGCGCCTACTGCACGGCGATCCCGTCTGATCGGATTTCATGCGGGCCTCACCCGCCGGGCCGGTTATCGCTCCAACAACCTCGCCTGATCCTAAATGCTGACCTGACCTTGATACCCGAGTTTATTAATACGACAGCGTCTAAACACTATGAAAAAACCAGTCTATCTCGATTATGCCGCAACAACGCCCGTCGACCCGCGTGTCGCAACTCGCCTGGTCGAGCACCTGACATTGGACGGCGTTTTCGGCAATCCGGCCTCGCGATCTCACGGTTATGGCTGGCAGGCAGAAGCGGCGGTCGAGGGTGCTCGGCGCCAGGTGGCCGACCTGATCGGCTGCGACCCGCGGGAGATCGTCTGGACGTCCGGCGCGACCGAGTCGGACAACCTGGCAATCAAGGGCGTGGTCTCACGGTTTCCCGGGGGGCACGTCATTACATCTGAAATCGAGCACAAGGCCGTGCTCGACACCTGCGCCTGGCTCGAAACCCAAGGCATGCGGGTGACCTACCTTGCGCCGGACGTTCACGGACAGATTACCGTAGAGCAGGTAGCATCTGCCCTTGAGGAAGATACCTGTCTTGTCAGTCTGATGTGGGTGAACAATGAGCTGGGTGTCATCACCGACGTCCCCGCAATAGGCGGGTTGTTGCGTGAGAAGGGTGTCCTGTTTCACGTAGACGCGGCCCAGGCGGCCGGCAAGCTACCCATCGACCTGTCTCGGGTGCAGGTGGATCTGCTTTCGCTCTCGGCGCACAAGGTTTATGGTCCCAAGGGTATTGGAGCGCTCTATGTGCGTCGAGATCCCAGTGTACGAATTGATGCGCAGATCCACGGAGGTGGACATGAGCGTGGTATGCGTTCCGGTACCCTCGCCACCCATCAGATTGTCGGTATGGGCGAGGCGTTCCGGATCGCTGGCGAAGAAATCGAGGAAGAGCGCGAACGTCTGTTTGGGTTACGTGAACGCTTTCTGGGCGCGGTCCTCGCCATCGACGGTGTGTTCCTCAATGGTCATGCGGAACTCACCGCACCTGGTATTGTCAATTTGAGCTTTGAAGGCGTGGACGGCGAGTCGTTGATGCTGGGGCTGCGTGAATTGGCGGTATCTTCCGGCTCGGCCTGCGCATCGGCCTCTCTGGAACCCTCTTATGTGCTCAGGGCGTTGGGCGTCAGCGACGAACTGGCTCACAGTGCGCTGCGTTTCTCCTTCGGCCGGTTTACCACCGAAGAGGAAGTGGACTTCGCCGCGTCCGAGATCGCCACTGTGCTGGAGCGCCTTCGGGAGCTGAATCGGTCCCGTTCCGGGGTCAGGTAGGCAGTGGCCGGCTTCCCGCGTATAATCGCCGTCTAGTTTTTCTACCTTGGTTTTTTAGCCAACAGGATTTCCTTAACCAACTGGAGATTTAGCATGTCTATCGAGCGCACGCTCTCTATCGTCAAGCCGGACGCCGTAGCCAAGAACGTCATTGGCGAGATCTATTCCCGCTTCGAGAAAGGTGGTTTGAGCATCGTTGCTGCAAAGATGATGCACCTGACTCAGGAGCAGGCCGAAGGTTTCTACGCAGAGCACAAGGAGCGTCCCTTCTTCGCGGACCTAGTCGCGTTCATGACATCCGGCCCGGTTGTGGTACAGGTACTTGAAGGCGAAGGGGCCATCAAGAAGAACCGTGACCTGATGGGTGCCACCAACCCGAAAGAAGCCGAAGCAGGCACCATTCGTGCAGACTTTGCTTCATCCATCGATGCGAACGCGGTTCACGGCTCCGATTCCGCCGAGTCGGCCG
The window above is part of the Marinobacter nanhaiticus D15-8W genome. Proteins encoded here:
- a CDS encoding IscS subfamily cysteine desulfurase: MKKPVYLDYAATTPVDPRVATRLVEHLTLDGVFGNPASRSHGYGWQAEAAVEGARRQVADLIGCDPREIVWTSGATESDNLAIKGVVSRFPGGHVITSEIEHKAVLDTCAWLETQGMRVTYLAPDVHGQITVEQVASALEEDTCLVSLMWVNNELGVITDVPAIGGLLREKGVLFHVDAAQAAGKLPIDLSRVQVDLLSLSAHKVYGPKGIGALYVRRDPSVRIDAQIHGGGHERGMRSGTLATHQIVGMGEAFRIAGEEIEEERERLFGLRERFLGAVLAIDGVFLNGHAELTAPGIVNLSFEGVDGESLMLGLRELAVSSGSACASASLEPSYVLRALGVSDELAHSALRFSFGRFTTEEEVDFAASEIATVLERLRELNRSRSGVR
- the ndk gene encoding nucleoside-diphosphate kinase; the protein is MSIERTLSIVKPDAVAKNVIGEIYSRFEKGGLSIVAAKMMHLTQEQAEGFYAEHKERPFFADLVAFMTSGPVVVQVLEGEGAIKKNRDLMGATNPKEAEAGTIRADFASSIDANAVHGSDSAESAEREIAYFFNDNEICPRG